In Opitutaceae bacterium TAV5, one genomic interval encodes:
- a CDS encoding DNA-directed RNA polymerase subunit beta' (DNA-dependent RNA polymerase catalyzes the transcription of DNA into RNA using the four ribonucleoside triphosphates as substrates. Subunit beta' binds to sigma factor allowing it to bind to the -10 region of the promoter) — protein MSIQPNETAGGIAREEARSAMGSEENPFDCVSITVASPETIRAWSRGEVKNPETINYRTFKPEPGGLFCQKIFGPVRDYECACGKYKRIKYKDVVCDRCGVEVTIARVRRERMGHIELAVPVSHIWFLKSMPSRLGLLLDMTARSLERVIYYENYMVTDPGKTPLEPKQLLTDTEYRQALDEYGDDSFVAKMGAEAVRECLVGMDMEATVLELQEQMRATKSKQIKKKLSKRLKVIQGFIQSQSRPEWMVLEVLPVIPPDLRPLVPLEGGRFATSDLNDLYRRVINRNNRLRNLMQLKTPDVIIHNEKRMLQEAVDALFDNGRHGRPVTGAGNRPLKSLSDMLKGKQGRFRQNLLGKRVDYSGRSVIVIGPELKLSQCGLPKKMALVLFEPFIIRRLKELGFVHTVRGARKMIEKKSPEVWDILEEVTKGHPVLLNRAPTLHRLSIQAFEPVLIEGEAIRVHPLVCTAYNADFDGDQMAVHVPLSLEAVMECKMLMMATNNIFSPSSGKPILTPSQDIVLGAYYLTIEPRKKPAAGVHVPLLSGLREVLFAKADGALKVHDWVDVPNPDHGRETVYGNSEKKVLRTTVGRVIFNQIWPSSVGFVNFPVPKGKLGDLILNTYKSAGHYATVETLDKLKELGFQTAFQAGISIGTGDMIIPEEKKDIVADTRKKIAEVEAQFNKGIITEGERKNKVIDLWTSSTDRIAKAVFAKLENNDGRDEQNPVYIMMDSGARGNKQQVRQLCGTRGLMAKPSGEIIERPILSSFREGLTVLEYFISTHGARKGLADTALKTADAGYLTRKLCDVAMDVVIAEEDTGSRDGIWKKAIYEGDDEIVGLAERIIGRCSSDDVYNPLNPTELLIGAGGLITEEIAAKIVDAGIERVKIMSPLTSISKHGIDAKSYGINPATNFVAKQGDSVGIIAAQSIGEPGTQLTMRTFHIGGVASGGFKTPEIRVRSSGTVKYRGLRLVHTAEGASIVLNKTGTISVIGDDGDEQEVHNIVVGSFLHVADGAKINKGDVLSQWDPYNIPVLSEKGGTLAFKDMIRGVTVKNELDEASGRIATVVIEHKEDLNPQVEIRDEAGKPLAAYSIPVGAQIVVNEGDIIAPGALLAKTPRQASKTKDITGGLPRVAELFEARRPKDAAEMARIEGIVSFEGTLRGKRKLVVRNEETAQEEEHLIPAGKHIIVQPGDVVHKGQHLTEGAADPHEILEILGPSALYEFLIGQVQEVYRLQGVTINDKHIEIIIRQMLRKVRITDPGDSEYFWGEQVDRASFLADNRRIEEAGGKPAEAEPILLGITKASLETESFISAASFQETTRVLTDASTLGKIDLLKGFKENVIMGHLIPAGTGLPAYKRVKISLPFGADLPEPEPVAPETASPIPAAAEPAPAQAG, from the coding sequence ATGAGCATCCAACCCAACGAAACTGCCGGCGGCATCGCCCGCGAGGAAGCCCGCTCCGCCATGGGCTCCGAGGAGAACCCGTTTGACTGCGTTTCGATCACCGTCGCCTCTCCCGAGACGATCCGCGCCTGGTCGCGCGGCGAGGTGAAAAACCCCGAGACGATCAACTACCGCACCTTCAAGCCCGAGCCGGGAGGCCTCTTCTGCCAGAAGATTTTCGGCCCCGTGCGCGACTACGAGTGCGCCTGCGGAAAGTACAAGCGCATCAAGTACAAGGACGTCGTCTGCGACCGTTGCGGCGTCGAGGTCACCATCGCCCGCGTCCGCCGCGAACGCATGGGCCACATCGAGCTCGCCGTTCCCGTTTCCCACATCTGGTTCCTCAAGTCGATGCCCAGCCGCCTCGGCCTGCTCCTCGACATGACGGCCCGCTCCCTCGAGCGCGTCATCTACTACGAGAACTACATGGTCACCGATCCGGGCAAGACTCCGCTCGAGCCCAAGCAGCTCCTCACCGACACCGAGTACCGCCAGGCCCTCGACGAATACGGTGACGACTCCTTCGTCGCCAAGATGGGTGCCGAAGCCGTCCGCGAGTGCCTCGTCGGCATGGACATGGAAGCCACCGTCCTGGAACTCCAGGAGCAGATGCGCGCCACCAAGTCCAAGCAGATCAAGAAAAAGCTCTCCAAGCGCCTCAAGGTCATCCAGGGCTTCATCCAGTCGCAGTCCCGTCCCGAGTGGATGGTGCTCGAAGTGCTCCCCGTCATCCCGCCGGACCTGCGCCCGCTCGTCCCGCTCGAAGGCGGCCGCTTCGCCACCTCCGACCTCAACGACCTCTACCGCCGCGTCATCAACCGCAACAACCGCCTGCGGAACCTGATGCAGCTCAAGACGCCCGACGTTATCATCCATAACGAAAAGCGCATGCTCCAGGAGGCCGTCGACGCCCTCTTCGACAACGGTCGCCACGGCCGCCCTGTCACCGGCGCCGGCAACCGCCCGCTCAAGTCGCTCTCCGACATGCTCAAGGGCAAGCAGGGCCGCTTCCGGCAAAACCTTCTCGGCAAGCGCGTCGATTACTCCGGCCGCTCCGTCATCGTCATCGGCCCCGAGCTCAAGCTCAGCCAGTGCGGACTCCCGAAGAAGATGGCGCTCGTTCTCTTCGAGCCCTTCATCATCCGCCGCCTCAAGGAACTCGGCTTCGTGCACACCGTCCGCGGCGCGCGCAAGATGATCGAAAAAAAATCCCCCGAAGTGTGGGACATCCTCGAGGAAGTCACCAAGGGCCACCCGGTGCTGCTCAACCGCGCGCCGACGCTCCACCGCCTCTCGATCCAGGCCTTCGAGCCCGTCCTGATCGAAGGCGAGGCCATCCGCGTCCACCCGCTCGTCTGCACGGCCTACAACGCCGACTTCGACGGCGACCAGATGGCCGTCCACGTGCCCCTCTCGCTCGAGGCGGTCATGGAGTGCAAGATGCTGATGATGGCGACGAACAACATCTTCTCGCCCTCCTCCGGCAAGCCCATCCTCACGCCCTCGCAGGACATCGTTCTCGGCGCGTACTACCTGACGATCGAGCCTCGCAAGAAGCCCGCTGCCGGCGTTCACGTCCCGCTCCTCTCCGGCCTCCGCGAAGTCCTCTTCGCCAAGGCCGACGGCGCCCTCAAGGTGCACGACTGGGTGGACGTTCCCAACCCGGATCACGGACGCGAAACCGTGTACGGCAACAGCGAGAAAAAAGTCCTCCGCACCACCGTCGGCCGCGTGATCTTCAACCAGATCTGGCCCTCCTCGGTCGGTTTCGTGAACTTCCCTGTTCCCAAGGGCAAGCTCGGCGATCTCATCCTCAACACCTACAAGAGCGCCGGTCACTACGCCACCGTCGAGACGCTCGACAAGCTCAAGGAGCTCGGTTTCCAGACCGCGTTCCAGGCCGGCATCTCGATCGGAACGGGTGACATGATCATCCCCGAGGAAAAGAAGGACATCGTCGCCGACACGCGCAAGAAGATCGCCGAGGTCGAGGCCCAGTTCAACAAGGGCATCATCACCGAAGGCGAGCGGAAGAACAAGGTCATCGACTTGTGGACCAGCTCCACCGACCGCATCGCCAAGGCCGTGTTCGCCAAGCTCGAGAACAACGACGGCCGCGACGAACAGAATCCGGTTTACATCATGATGGATTCCGGCGCCCGCGGTAACAAGCAGCAGGTCCGCCAGCTCTGCGGCACCCGCGGACTCATGGCCAAGCCCTCCGGCGAAATCATCGAGCGTCCCATCCTCTCGTCCTTCCGCGAAGGTCTCACCGTTCTCGAATACTTCATCTCCACGCACGGCGCCCGTAAGGGTCTGGCGGATACGGCCCTCAAGACGGCCGACGCCGGCTACCTCACGCGCAAGCTTTGCGACGTGGCCATGGATGTGGTCATCGCCGAGGAAGACACCGGCAGCCGCGACGGCATCTGGAAGAAGGCGATCTACGAGGGTGACGACGAAATCGTCGGCCTCGCCGAGCGCATCATCGGCCGCTGCTCGTCCGACGACGTCTACAACCCGCTCAACCCCACCGAGCTCCTCATCGGAGCCGGCGGCCTCATCACCGAGGAAATTGCGGCGAAGATCGTCGATGCCGGCATCGAGCGCGTGAAGATCATGTCGCCGCTGACCTCGATCAGCAAACACGGCATCGACGCCAAGAGCTACGGCATCAACCCGGCGACCAACTTTGTGGCCAAGCAGGGCGACTCCGTCGGCATCATCGCCGCGCAGTCGATCGGCGAACCCGGCACGCAGCTCACCATGCGTACCTTCCACATCGGCGGCGTCGCCTCCGGCGGTTTCAAGACCCCCGAGATTCGCGTCCGCTCGAGCGGCACCGTGAAGTACCGCGGCCTCCGCCTCGTGCACACCGCCGAAGGCGCCAGCATCGTCCTCAACAAGACCGGCACGATCAGCGTGATCGGCGACGACGGCGACGAGCAGGAAGTGCACAACATCGTGGTCGGTTCCTTCCTCCACGTGGCCGACGGCGCGAAGATCAACAAGGGCGACGTCCTCTCGCAATGGGACCCGTACAACATTCCGGTTCTCTCCGAAAAGGGCGGCACGCTCGCCTTCAAGGACATGATCCGCGGCGTCACCGTGAAGAACGAACTCGACGAAGCCTCCGGCCGCATTGCGACTGTGGTCATCGAGCACAAGGAAGACCTCAACCCGCAGGTCGAAATCCGTGACGAAGCCGGCAAGCCGCTGGCCGCCTACTCGATTCCCGTCGGCGCGCAGATCGTGGTCAACGAGGGCGACATCATCGCCCCCGGCGCCCTCCTCGCGAAGACGCCCCGCCAGGCCTCCAAGACCAAGGACATCACCGGTGGTCTCCCCCGCGTCGCCGAGCTTTTCGAAGCCCGTCGCCCGAAGGACGCCGCCGAGATGGCCCGCATCGAAGGCATCGTGTCGTTCGAAGGCACGCTGCGCGGCAAGCGCAAGCTCGTCGTCCGCAACGAGGAAACCGCGCAGGAAGAGGAGCACCTCATCCCCGCCGGCAAGCACATCATCGTGCAGCCCGGCGACGTGGTCCACAAGGGCCAGCACCTCACCGAAGGCGCCGCCGATCCGCACGAAATCCTCGAGATTCTCGGCCCGTCCGCGCTCTACGAGTTCCTCATCGGCCAGGTGCAGGAGGTTTACCGCCTGCAGGGTGTGACGATCAACGACAAGCACATCGAGATCATCATCCGCCAGATGCTGCGCAAGGTCCGGATCACCGATCCGGGCGACAGCGAATACTTCTGGGGCGAGCAGGTCGATCGCGCCTCCTTCCTTGCGGACAACCGCCGCATCGAGGAAGCCGGTGGCAAGCCGGCCGAGGCCGAGCCGATCCTCCTCGGCATCACCAAGGCCTCGCTCGAGACCGAGTCGTTCATCTCCGCGGCCTCCTTCCAGGAGACGACGCGCGTCCTCACCGACGCCTCGACGCTGGGCAAGATCGACCTCCTGAAGGGTTTCAAGGAAAACGTCATCATGGGTCACCTGATCCCCGCGGGCACGGGCCTCCCGGCCTACAAGCGCGTGAAGATCAGTCTGCCCTTCGGCGCCGACCTTCCCGAGCCCGAACCGGTGGCACCGGAGACCGCGTCGCCGATCCCGGCCGCCGCCGAGCCCGCCCCCGCGCAGGCCGGCTGA
- a CDS encoding DNA-directed RNA polymerase subunit beta, with the protein MADRNHSERLNFGKLREVLQPPNLIEIQITSYLDFLQKGVPDKQRKPQGLEAVFREVFPIESYDGRLNLEYVSYTLGEPKASEIECIREGITYSVPLYVKLRLREEDFIKDEEIYMGEIPMVTERGSFIINGAERVVVSQLHRSPGLCFEKDRHTNGKELFAFRIIPDRGTWLEVQFDINDLLYVYLDRRRRRRKFLITTLFRALGYSDNTKILELFYNVQDIKVAKLLDMENVSTLAFVEDVIDAHQGVVLARALEPLTKQIVRSFEKHDVTSVRVIDTAVDEGAIVRALKKDPTRNEEEALKEIYKRLRPGEPPTTANAKALLKRLFFDPKRYDLGAVGRYKINQKLNIDTPLEERIINSEDVILSTKYLVRLRGGEGVVDDIDHLGSRRVRTVGELLANECRKGLARTERLVRERMTMYDQSVDSITPNKLINPKALTTVIRDFFARSQLSQFMDQINPLAEVTHKRRLSALGPGGLNRERAGFEVRDVHPSHYGRICPIETPEGPNIGLINSLSTYARVNQFGFIETPYRIVKDGRVTDKIEYLTANQEEAKIIAQANAEIDDKGHFVGKVTVRQDGEFLEVSAEEVHYMDVSPKQVISIAAGMIPFLEHDDANRALMGANMQRQGVPLLRTQAPYVGTGIEERVARDSKIVQVAEEAGVVALVDARRIVTTPDGELPKNFDRNPKSDPKNGVRVYELRKYMRSNASTCFNQKPIVKKGQKIRIGDIIADGPSTDSGEMALGRNVLVGFMPWNGYNFEDAILISEKVLKEDIFTSIHIHEFEVTARDTKLGPEEITRDIPNVGEEALKNLDHNGVIRVGAEVKPGDILVGKITPKSETELAPEEKLLRAIFGEKAADVKDTSLIVPSGESGIVMDVKVSSRIDNQQEKLSPSDRRRQTKQIQEEYKTQMDKLRETLTESLSNILLGEKIPLDVVNGATGEIIIPANRKITKTLLRKLAAVSKHVEIDPSPVRIKIMEIIGSFQSKFDELETDRERKISSVESGEDNGNGAIKQVKVYIATKQKLEVGDKMAGRHGNKGVVAKIVPEADMPFLPDGTPIEICLNPLGVPSRMNVGQVLETHLGWACSKLGIKVATPVFDGIPEKKIREYLKEAGLPVSGKSVLYDGRTGEKIDQEVVVGYIYMMKLNHLVSHKIHARAVGPYSLVTQQPLGGKAQYGGQRFGEMEVWALEAYGAAHTLQELLTVKSDDVQGRTKIYESLVKGDNTLSAGTPESFNVLIKEIQSLGLDIKLNKRDALSATLAANG; encoded by the coding sequence ATGGCCGACCGCAATCACTCCGAGCGTCTCAACTTCGGCAAGCTCCGCGAAGTCCTCCAGCCGCCCAACCTCATCGAGATCCAGATCACGTCCTACCTCGACTTCCTGCAAAAGGGCGTGCCCGACAAGCAACGCAAGCCCCAGGGGCTCGAGGCTGTGTTCCGCGAGGTCTTCCCGATCGAATCCTACGACGGCCGCCTCAACCTCGAATACGTCAGCTACACCCTCGGCGAGCCCAAGGCCTCCGAGATCGAGTGTATCCGCGAGGGCATTACCTACTCGGTCCCGCTCTACGTGAAGCTCCGCCTCCGCGAGGAAGACTTCATCAAGGACGAGGAAATCTACATGGGCGAAATCCCCATGGTCACCGAGCGCGGCTCCTTCATCATCAACGGCGCCGAGCGCGTCGTCGTCTCGCAGCTCCACCGCTCGCCCGGCCTCTGCTTCGAGAAGGACCGCCACACCAACGGCAAGGAGCTCTTCGCCTTCCGCATCATTCCCGATCGCGGCACCTGGCTCGAGGTGCAGTTCGACATCAACGACCTGCTCTACGTCTATCTCGACCGCCGTCGCCGTCGCCGCAAGTTTCTCATCACGACCCTCTTCCGGGCGCTCGGTTATTCCGACAACACGAAGATCCTCGAGCTGTTCTACAACGTTCAGGACATCAAGGTCGCCAAGCTCCTCGACATGGAGAACGTCTCCACGCTCGCCTTCGTCGAGGACGTCATCGACGCCCACCAGGGCGTGGTCCTGGCCCGCGCGCTCGAGCCGCTCACCAAGCAGATCGTCCGCTCCTTCGAGAAACACGACGTCACGTCCGTCCGCGTCATCGACACCGCTGTCGACGAAGGCGCCATCGTCCGCGCCCTCAAGAAGGACCCGACCCGCAACGAAGAGGAAGCGCTCAAGGAAATCTACAAGCGCCTCCGCCCCGGCGAGCCGCCCACCACGGCCAACGCCAAGGCCCTCCTCAAGCGTCTCTTCTTCGATCCCAAGCGCTACGACCTCGGCGCCGTCGGCCGCTACAAGATCAACCAGAAGCTCAATATCGATACGCCTCTCGAGGAGCGCATCATCAACAGCGAGGACGTCATCCTCTCGACCAAGTACCTCGTCCGCCTCCGCGGCGGCGAAGGCGTCGTGGACGACATCGATCACCTCGGCTCCCGCCGCGTCCGCACCGTCGGCGAACTCCTCGCCAACGAGTGCCGCAAGGGCCTCGCCCGCACCGAGCGCCTCGTCCGCGAGCGCATGACGATGTACGACCAGAGCGTCGATTCGATCACGCCCAACAAGCTGATCAACCCGAAGGCACTCACCACCGTCATCCGCGACTTCTTCGCCCGTTCGCAGCTGTCGCAGTTCATGGACCAGATCAACCCGCTCGCCGAGGTCACGCACAAGCGCCGCCTCTCCGCGCTCGGGCCTGGCGGTCTCAACCGCGAACGCGCCGGCTTCGAGGTCCGCGACGTCCACCCGTCGCACTACGGCCGTATCTGCCCGATCGAGACGCCCGAAGGTCCCAACATCGGTCTGATCAACTCGCTCTCGACCTACGCCCGCGTCAACCAGTTCGGCTTCATCGAGACGCCGTACCGGATCGTCAAGGACGGCCGCGTCACCGACAAGATCGAGTACCTCACCGCCAACCAGGAAGAAGCCAAGATCATCGCCCAGGCCAACGCCGAGATCGACGACAAGGGCCACTTCGTCGGCAAGGTCACCGTCCGCCAGGACGGCGAATTCCTCGAAGTCTCCGCCGAGGAAGTCCACTACATGGACGTCTCGCCCAAGCAGGTCATCTCGATCGCCGCCGGCATGATTCCCTTCCTCGAGCACGACGACGCCAACCGCGCGCTCATGGGCGCCAACATGCAACGCCAGGGCGTGCCGCTCCTGCGCACGCAGGCCCCCTACGTCGGCACCGGCATCGAGGAGCGCGTCGCCCGCGACTCCAAGATCGTGCAGGTCGCCGAGGAGGCTGGCGTCGTGGCGCTCGTCGATGCCCGGCGCATCGTCACCACGCCCGACGGCGAACTCCCGAAAAACTTCGACCGCAACCCGAAGTCCGACCCGAAAAACGGCGTCCGCGTGTACGAGCTCCGCAAATACATGCGCTCCAACGCGAGCACCTGCTTCAACCAGAAGCCCATCGTCAAAAAGGGCCAGAAGATCAGGATCGGCGACATTATCGCCGACGGTCCCTCGACCGACAGCGGCGAGATGGCCCTCGGCCGCAACGTCCTCGTCGGCTTCATGCCGTGGAACGGCTACAACTTCGAAGACGCCATCCTCATCTCCGAAAAGGTGCTGAAAGAGGACATCTTCACCTCGATCCACATCCACGAGTTCGAGGTCACCGCGCGTGACACCAAGCTCGGGCCCGAGGAAATCACCCGCGACATTCCGAACGTCGGTGAAGAGGCGCTGAAAAACCTCGATCACAATGGCGTCATCCGCGTCGGCGCCGAGGTCAAGCCCGGCGACATCCTCGTCGGCAAGATCACGCCCAAGTCCGAAACCGAACTCGCTCCGGAAGAAAAACTCCTCCGCGCCATCTTCGGTGAAAAGGCCGCCGACGTGAAGGACACCTCGCTCATCGTCCCCTCGGGCGAGAGCGGCATCGTCATGGATGTGAAGGTGTCTTCCCGCATCGACAACCAGCAGGAAAAACTCTCGCCCTCCGATCGCCGTCGCCAGACCAAGCAGATCCAGGAAGAGTACAAGACGCAGATGGACAAACTCCGTGAGACCCTCACCGAGTCCCTCTCCAACATCCTCCTCGGCGAGAAGATCCCGCTCGATGTCGTCAACGGCGCCACCGGCGAAATCATCATTCCGGCCAACCGCAAGATCACCAAGACCCTCCTGCGCAAGCTCGCCGCCGTCTCCAAGCACGTCGAGATCGACCCGTCTCCGGTCCGTATCAAGATCATGGAGATCATCGGCTCGTTCCAGTCGAAGTTCGACGAACTCGAGACCGACCGCGAGCGCAAGATCTCCAGCGTCGAGTCCGGCGAAGACAACGGCAACGGCGCGATCAAGCAGGTGAAGGTTTACATCGCCACGAAACAGAAGCTCGAAGTCGGCGACAAGATGGCCGGCCGCCACGGCAACAAGGGCGTCGTCGCCAAGATCGTGCCCGAGGCCGACATGCCCTTCCTCCCGGACGGCACGCCCATCGAGATCTGCCTCAACCCGCTCGGCGTTCCTTCCCGCATGAACGTCGGCCAGGTGCTCGAGACGCACCTCGGCTGGGCCTGTTCCAAACTCGGCATCAAGGTCGCCACGCCCGTGTTCGACGGCATTCCGGAGAAAAAAATCCGCGAATACCTCAAGGAGGCCGGCCTTCCGGTTTCCGGCAAGAGCGTGCTCTACGACGGACGCACCGGCGAGAAGATCGATCAGGAGGTGGTGGTCGGCTACATCTACATGATGAAGCTCAACCATCTTGTCTCGCACAAGATCCACGCCCGCGCCGTCGGTCCCTACTCGCTCGTCACGCAGCAGCCGCTCGGCGGCAAGGCCCAGTACGGCGGCCAGCGTTTCGGCGAAATGGAAGTGTGGGCGCTCGAAGCCTACGGCGCCGCGCACACGCTGCAGGAGCTCCTCACCGTCAAGTCCGACGACGTGCAAGGCCGCACCAAGATCTACGAATCGCTGGTCAAGGGCGACAACACCCTCAGCGCCGGCACGCCCGAGTCGTTCAATGTTCTCATCAAGGAAATCCAGTCCCTGGGTCTCGACATCAAGCTCAACAAACGCGACGCGCTCAGCGCGACGCTCGCCGCCAACGGCTAA
- a CDS encoding 50S ribosomal protein L7 produces MSNITKDQVIEWLSAQPVLELAALVKDLEAKWGVSAAAAVVAAAPAAAAAPAEEKTEFDVILAAAGANKIGVIKEVRAITGLGLKEAKDLVEGAPKPVKEGASKADAEEIKKKLEAAGAKVELK; encoded by the coding sequence ATGAGCAACATCACCAAAGACCAAGTCATCGAGTGGCTGTCCGCCCAGCCTGTTCTCGAACTCGCCGCCCTCGTCAAGGACCTCGAAGCCAAGTGGGGCGTTTCCGCCGCCGCTGCCGTCGTCGCTGCCGCTCCCGCCGCCGCCGCCGCGCCTGCCGAGGAGAAGACCGAGTTCGACGTCATCCTCGCCGCTGCCGGCGCCAACAAGATCGGCGTCATCAAGGAAGTCCGCGCCATCACCGGCCTGGGCCTCAAGGAAGCCAAAGACCTCGTCGAAGGCGCTCCGAAGCCCGTCAAGGAAGGCGCTTCCAAGGCCGACGCCGAGGAAATCAAGAAGAAGCTCGAGGCCGCTGGCGCCAAAGTCGAACTCAAGTAA
- a CDS encoding 50S ribosomal protein L10 translates to MRAEKKYVIAEVETHLKKSDYVILANFNQVTVSDVAELRASLKAEKAEFHVVKNSSLRVAAKALGLPDVDEALTGPTAVVVGGENVAGVAKVLKKFFETKQKLEIKIGVMEKKLISAKDLNAIADLPPFDALRAQFLSLLTSNAASFVRLLDAKVKKDGGDAAPAADAPAAA, encoded by the coding sequence ATGAGAGCCGAAAAAAAATACGTCATCGCCGAGGTCGAAACCCACCTCAAGAAGTCCGACTACGTCATTCTGGCCAATTTTAACCAGGTGACCGTCTCCGACGTGGCCGAACTCCGCGCCAGCCTCAAGGCCGAGAAGGCCGAGTTCCACGTCGTCAAGAACAGCTCCCTGCGCGTCGCCGCCAAGGCCCTCGGCCTGCCGGATGTCGACGAGGCCCTCACCGGCCCGACCGCCGTCGTCGTCGGCGGCGAGAACGTCGCCGGCGTCGCCAAGGTTTTGAAGAAGTTCTTCGAAACCAAGCAGAAGCTGGAGATCAAGATCGGCGTGATGGAGAAAAAACTCATCTCCGCCAAAGACCTCAACGCCATCGCGGACCTGCCTCCGTTCGATGCGCTGCGCGCCCAGTTCCTCAGCCTCCTCACGAGCAATGCGGCCTCTTTCGTCCGCCTGCTCGACGCGAAGGTCAAGAAGGACGGTGGCGATGCCGCTCCCGCCGCCGACGCGCCTGCCGCCGCCTGA
- a CDS encoding 50S ribosomal protein L1 — translation MPAKQSKRYRSAVQVADLNKEYSLAEAAEVLARFPKTKFDETVELSIRLGVNPTQGDQMVRGTTPLPNGSGKKVRVIVFTDNPEAALAAGADEAGLAELMKKITEGWLDFDVAIATTEAMKQVRTLARVLGPKGLMPNPKAGTVTDDIAAGVKAVKAGRVEFKMDKAANIGVGVAKRSFTTAQIVENAQAVIEAIGKAKPAGFKGTGYIKSVTISSSMSPGVRLAAAEYSKF, via the coding sequence ATGCCCGCCAAACAAAGCAAACGCTACCGCAGCGCTGTCCAGGTCGCCGACCTGAACAAAGAGTACAGCCTGGCGGAGGCCGCCGAGGTCCTCGCCAGATTCCCGAAAACGAAGTTCGACGAGACCGTCGAGCTCTCCATCCGCCTCGGCGTCAACCCGACGCAGGGCGACCAGATGGTCCGCGGCACCACGCCGCTGCCCAACGGTTCCGGCAAGAAGGTCCGCGTCATCGTCTTCACCGACAATCCCGAGGCCGCCCTCGCCGCCGGCGCCGATGAAGCCGGCCTCGCCGAGCTCATGAAAAAGATCACCGAAGGCTGGCTCGACTTCGACGTCGCCATCGCGACCACCGAAGCCATGAAGCAGGTCCGCACCCTCGCCCGCGTCCTCGGTCCCAAGGGCCTCATGCCCAACCCGAAGGCCGGCACCGTCACCGACGACATCGCCGCCGGCGTCAAGGCCGTCAAGGCCGGCCGCGTCGAGTTCAAGATGGACAAGGCCGCCAACATCGGCGTCGGCGTGGCCAAGCGCTCCTTCACCACCGCCCAGATCGTCGAAAACGCCCAGGCCGTCATCGAGGCCATCGGCAAGGCCAAGCCCGCCGGATTCAAGGGAACCGGTTACATCAAGAGCGTGACCATCTCCTCCTCCATGAGCCCGGGAGTCCGCCTCGCCGCCGCCGAATACAGCAAATTCTAA
- a CDS encoding 50S ribosomal protein L11, with translation MAKKIQGYIRLQLPAGAANPAPPVGPALGAQGVNIMAFCKEFNAKTKDQNGMILPVVITVYSDKSFTFILKSPPAAVLLKKAANIASGSAKPNMDKVGKVTKKQLAEIYKLKAKDMNANDEEAGIRIIAGTARNMGLEVVD, from the coding sequence ATGGCCAAGAAGATTCAAGGTTACATTCGCCTCCAGCTCCCTGCCGGCGCGGCTAATCCCGCTCCTCCGGTCGGTCCCGCCCTCGGTGCGCAAGGCGTCAACATCATGGCGTTCTGCAAGGAGTTCAACGCCAAGACCAAGGACCAGAACGGCATGATCCTGCCGGTCGTCATCACGGTCTACTCCGACAAGAGCTTCACTTTCATCCTCAAGTCGCCGCCCGCCGCCGTGCTCCTCAAGAAGGCTGCCAACATCGCTTCCGGCTCCGCCAAGCCCAACATGGACAAGGTCGGCAAGGTCACGAAGAAGCAGCTCGCCGAGATCTACAAGCTCAAGGCCAAGGACATGAACGCCAACGACGAGGAGGCCGGCATCCGCATCATCGCCGGCACCGCTCGCAACATGGGCCTCGAAGTCGTCGACTGA
- a CDS encoding transcription antitermination protein NusG: MSTETQVPAGAQWFALHTLSGQENKVKLYIEKFIAPEELSDYIFEVLLPTEVVSEVKNGKKSTKTRKLYPGYVFVHAKLFDEEQKLINKPWYFMKETAGVIGFVGGDKPAALRQSEVDEIRARIEAASGKEVPKVTYEIGEELKIIDGAFANLTGRIDEIDPERGKLKISVSIFGRFTPVELEYWQVQRMTE; this comes from the coding sequence ATGTCCACCGAAACCCAAGTGCCCGCCGGCGCCCAATGGTTCGCGCTTCACACCCTCTCCGGCCAGGAGAACAAGGTGAAGCTCTACATCGAAAAGTTCATCGCCCCCGAAGAACTCAGCGATTACATTTTCGAGGTGCTGCTGCCCACCGAAGTCGTCTCGGAGGTCAAGAACGGCAAGAAGAGCACCAAGACGCGCAAACTCTATCCTGGTTATGTTTTTGTCCACGCGAAGCTTTTCGACGAGGAGCAGAAACTCATCAACAAGCCGTGGTACTTCATGAAGGAGACCGCCGGCGTGATCGGTTTTGTCGGCGGCGACAAGCCCGCCGCCCTCCGCCAGAGCGAGGTCGATGAAATCCGCGCCCGCATCGAGGCCGCCAGCGGCAAGGAAGTGCCCAAGGTCACCTACGAGATCGGCGAGGAACTCAAGATCATCGACGGCGCTTTCGCCAACCTCACGGGCCGCATCGACGAGATCGATCCCGAGCGCGGCAAGCTCAAGATTTCCGTTTCCATTTTCGGCCGGTTCACGCCGGTCGAGCTCGAATACTGGCAGGTGCAGCGCATGACCGAATAA